Sequence from the Candidatus Latescibacter sp. genome:
AGAAGCGGGATAGTGAAGCTTGCGAGAAATATCCACGGCATAACGGTATCCATGAGCGGAGGCCGGTAATCGGGCGCCGGCATCGGCCCCCGTGGATGTCCATGCATGACCCACTCGCCGCGGTCATTTTTAATCCAGGTATCCTCGGGGCCGGAAAAAAGCCTCGCCATTACCAGTGTCGCCCCCAGGATGAGGAGCACTGCCAGCGGCATACGAATTTTCATCCAGAAATTACGCATCGGGATCTCCTTGTTTGGCAGGTGATTGCGGACGAATTTTCCTGGATTCCAACCAGTCATCCACATCTTTTTTATCGAATTTGATATTCTTTTTGTTGATGCGGATGTAAGGCGGACAATCACCGGACTGGATATACCGGTATATGGTCCTTTTAGTCTCGCCCAGATATTCCGCCAATTCTTCGATTGACATTAAGTACATTATGCCTCCTTTTCAAGCTATTTGAGTGACAATGGAACACTATTAATACAATATATGACATTTGGAGTAAAAA
This genomic interval carries:
- a CDS encoding helix-turn-helix domain-containing protein translates to MYLMSIEELAEYLGETKRTIYRYIQSGDCPPYIRINKKNIKFDKKDVDDWLESRKIRPQSPAKQGDPDA